In Acanthopagrus latus isolate v.2019 chromosome 17, fAcaLat1.1, whole genome shotgun sequence, the following are encoded in one genomic region:
- the rpp25l gene encoding ribonuclease P protein subunit p25-like protein, producing the protein MENYSKARTEEQPSVCPFPGLPPDTPEVRVKDGSKIRNLLRYALSRMEAKPRAADDEGRPPSEEGGVAVEGQQEARGRPLCKHIVFTASGKGVSKAITCTEIVKRRLKGLHQLTRLLYSTVVEVWEPLEPAAGLDSLTVNRNVPAIWILLSQEPLDCSQPGYQAPGRYDTLWAQSANREEGGGFTGQKPGHKRKRGGGGGGGGGGGRGRGPGRQTGRSREAAKGQS; encoded by the coding sequence atggAGAACTACAGCAAAGCTCGGACGGAGGAGCagccgtctgtctgtccgttCCCCGGCCTCCCACCTGATACGCCGGAGGTCCGCGTGAAAGATGGCAGCAAGATCCGCAACCTGCTGCGTTACGCCCTGAGCCGCATGGAGGCCAAACCCCGAGCAGCTGACGATGAGGGGCGACCCCCGTCTGAGGAAGGGGGCGTGGCTGTGGAGGGACAACAGGAAGCTCGAGGCCGGCCGCTCTGCAAACACATCGTCTTCACGGCGAGCGGTAAGGGCGTGTCTAAAGCCATCACCTGCACTGAGATCGTGAAGCGGCGCCTGAAGGGTCTCCACCAGCTCACCAGGCTGCTGTACAGCACCGTGGTGGAGGTGTGGGAGCCGCTGGAGCCCGCCGCCGGCCTCGACAGCCTGACAGTCAACAGGAACGTGCCCGCCATCTGGATCCTCCTCTCACAGGAACCACTGGACTGTAGCCAGCCTGGATACCAGGCACCGGGCCGCTACGACACCCTGTGGGCTCAGTCTGccaacagggaggagggaggaggcttCACTGGACAGAAACCaggacacaagaggaagagaggaggaggaggaggaggaggaggaggaggaggcagagggaggggacCCGGCCGTCAGACCGGACGGTCCAGAGAAGCTGCTAAAGGACAAAGCTGA